The Prevotella melaninogenica genome window below encodes:
- a CDS encoding M16 family metallopeptidase, with the protein MFKNIIKCLSSVPVALLIGFLFSPLSSANAQMNGLRKGKLANGLTYYIYNDGSATGEAQYYLYQNVGAILENDEEMGLAHVLEHLAFNTTDHFPNGVMNFLRSNNLNDFEAFTGVDDTRYAVHNVPTNDAKLNENMLWVLRDWCHGVKMTPKDIEKERGIILEEWRHRSGVDRRLTDAIAPVVYNHAGYATHNVIGSQKILETFQQKQVKQFYDKWYRPNMQFIAVIGDVDVDQMEKNIQIVFKTLPAKQASAVNSQTRQIPDNTTPLYMRFIDPENKSASFGLYQRYEVKGNAPEEDRVRQFIFTKFFNTLAPKRFVMLKNADKESYIAAEVSLSPLVRNYYQMAWDMVPYQGNEQKALQQMLAVRDNLRDQGFTAAEFNAEKEKMYNGMKDVLEAKGLGTPDNALMLFRQNFLYDIPVQDFRGQINRNLETLVELEVEDMNAWMKSLLNDNNLAFVTYSKSQSEMNITENDLMAALKAKSSFSDMARADGMKPISQLIDFPLTGGKIVSEKQLKTLQAKEWTLSNGAKVLYRNVPELSGQFLFAGSAEGGKSIVPAQELANYNAMRSLLMQSGVYNYNRNQLAQWLQGKNINLSLSLEDYSDGIGGNAPVDKADDFFSYLYLILSRQNFSKSAFDKYVQRNFYVYENRATTGMAAVQDSIQQLLYPVSAMNPRQDEAFFKSVQFDKLQEQFQAHLGDVSRFTYCLIGDIPEAKAKELVLRYIGSLKGEGKPVKTAIQPMDFSSSTPVIKRTFETETEGGMAEIEISFANKQKLSEREQAALEVMRGLLERRYFDVLREKEHLTYTVGVQSNYTSQPVAGESLNIHLSTAKENADKAVSLVYSILDDVKAGRFTADEFKAAMVPLAVDEEQSGAASQSNSDPSVWMALLNIYAETGNELSPNDNAASAPVFKTLTPQDITAVAMKVMTNAKQREIIVKPAAQEGKHTFK; encoded by the coding sequence ATGTTCAAGAATATCATTAAATGCCTATCGAGCGTGCCAGTGGCACTGCTCATAGGCTTTTTGTTTTCCCCCCTTAGTTCTGCCAATGCGCAGATGAATGGATTGCGAAAGGGAAAACTGGCAAATGGGCTTACTTATTATATCTATAATGATGGTTCTGCTACTGGTGAAGCACAATACTACCTCTACCAAAATGTAGGTGCTATCTTGGAGAATGATGAGGAAATGGGATTGGCGCACGTGTTGGAGCATTTGGCTTTTAATACGACAGACCACTTCCCTAATGGTGTGATGAACTTCCTTCGCAGTAACAATCTCAATGACTTTGAGGCTTTTACAGGTGTTGATGATACGCGTTATGCGGTTCATAACGTACCAACCAATGATGCGAAGCTAAATGAGAATATGCTTTGGGTGCTCCGTGACTGGTGCCATGGCGTCAAGATGACCCCTAAAGACATTGAAAAGGAACGTGGTATTATCCTTGAGGAATGGCGTCATCGTTCGGGAGTAGACCGTCGTCTGACAGATGCCATTGCCCCTGTTGTTTATAATCATGCTGGTTATGCTACTCATAATGTGATTGGTTCACAGAAGATATTGGAGACCTTCCAGCAGAAGCAAGTAAAGCAGTTTTATGATAAGTGGTACCGTCCTAATATGCAGTTTATTGCTGTTATCGGTGATGTTGATGTCGACCAGATGGAAAAGAATATCCAAATAGTTTTCAAGACATTGCCAGCTAAGCAAGCCTCTGCTGTAAATTCACAGACAAGACAGATTCCTGACAATACCACACCGCTCTATATGCGTTTCATTGATCCAGAGAACAAGAGTGCTTCTTTTGGTCTTTATCAACGTTATGAGGTGAAGGGCAACGCTCCAGAAGAGGACCGAGTACGTCAGTTTATCTTCACTAAGTTCTTCAACACATTGGCTCCAAAGCGTTTTGTGATGTTGAAGAATGCTGATAAGGAGAGTTATATTGCCGCTGAGGTGAGTCTATCTCCTTTGGTAAGAAACTATTATCAGATGGCATGGGACATGGTTCCCTATCAGGGTAATGAACAGAAGGCGCTTCAGCAGATGTTAGCTGTACGTGATAACTTGCGCGACCAAGGCTTTACTGCTGCTGAGTTCAATGCTGAGAAGGAGAAGATGTACAATGGAATGAAGGATGTCCTCGAAGCTAAAGGACTGGGTACACCAGACAATGCTTTGATGCTTTTCCGTCAGAACTTCCTCTATGATATTCCTGTACAAGACTTCCGCGGACAGATTAACCGTAACCTCGAAACTTTGGTTGAGTTAGAGGTTGAAGACATGAATGCTTGGATGAAGTCATTGCTTAATGACAATAACCTTGCTTTTGTCACTTATTCTAAGTCGCAGAGTGAGATGAATATCACTGAGAATGATCTTATGGCTGCATTGAAGGCAAAGAGCTCATTCAGCGATATGGCTCGCGCTGATGGTATGAAGCCTATCAGTCAGTTGATTGACTTCCCTCTGACAGGAGGAAAGATTGTTTCTGAAAAGCAGTTGAAGACTTTGCAGGCAAAGGAGTGGACACTCTCTAATGGTGCAAAAGTTCTTTATCGTAACGTTCCGGAGCTGAGTGGTCAGTTCCTTTTTGCTGGTTCTGCAGAAGGGGGTAAGTCAATTGTCCCAGCACAGGAACTTGCCAACTATAATGCAATGCGTTCACTCTTGATGCAGTCAGGTGTATATAATTACAACCGAAATCAGTTGGCGCAGTGGCTACAGGGTAAGAATATCAATCTCTCCCTCTCATTGGAAGACTACAGTGATGGTATCGGTGGTAATGCACCTGTTGACAAGGCTGACGATTTCTTCAGCTATCTGTATTTGATTCTGTCACGTCAGAACTTCTCAAAGTCTGCCTTTGATAAGTATGTCCAGCGTAACTTCTACGTTTATGAGAATCGTGCAACAACAGGTATGGCTGCCGTACAGGATTCTATCCAGCAGTTACTCTATCCTGTTAGTGCGATGAATCCACGTCAGGATGAGGCTTTCTTTAAGTCAGTTCAGTTTGATAAGTTGCAGGAACAGTTCCAGGCACACCTTGGTGATGTATCACGTTTCACCTATTGTCTTATTGGTGATATTCCAGAAGCAAAGGCTAAAGAGTTGGTGCTTCGCTATATTGGTTCTCTCAAGGGTGAAGGTAAGCCTGTGAAGACAGCTATCCAGCCAATGGACTTCTCTTCATCTACGCCAGTCATTAAGCGTACTTTTGAGACCGAAACAGAAGGTGGTATGGCAGAGATTGAGATTTCATTTGCCAATAAGCAGAAACTTTCTGAGCGTGAGCAAGCTGCTTTGGAAGTGATGCGTGGACTTTTGGAGCGTCGTTATTTTGATGTATTGCGTGAGAAAGAACACCTTACTTATACCGTAGGTGTACAGAGTAACTATACTTCACAGCCAGTAGCTGGCGAGAGCCTTAACATTCATCTTTCTACTGCGAAAGAGAATGCTGACAAAGCTGTTAGCCTTGTTTATAGTATTCTTGATGATGTGAAGGCTGGCCGTTTCACTGCTGATGAGTTCAAGGCTGCAATGGTACCTTTGGCTGTTGATGAGGAACAATCAGGTGCAGCATCACAGTCAAACAGTGACCCATCAGTTTGGATGGCTTTATTGAACATCTATGCTGAGACGGGCAACGAGCTATCTCCAAATGATAATGCCGCTTCCGCACCAGTATTCAAGACCCTCACACCACAAGATATCACTGCTGTAGCTATGAAAGTGATGACAAATGCTAAGCAGCGTGAGATTATTGTTAAGCCTGCTGCGCAGGAAGGTAAGCATACCTTTAAGTAA
- a CDS encoding IS4 family transposase → MNKSTHFIGQPLYVQLLNYFNRDKILSLSQAQGGEHYIKKFDAWHHLVVMLYAVMMRLDSLREIKASLFANVNRFNHLGLKHFPCRSTLSDANKRRDSEIFGSIYMNLYEKYRHELYSDSRNCGQPKWLKNLKIIDSTTISLFSNLVFKGVGRNPKTGKKKGGIKVHTEIFANENVPSDIKFTSAASHDQFALIPERYANEELIAFDRAYINYEKFSELTQRGVIYVTKMKNNLSFERIADTDYQMTTDYGVVRVETILFHKHTKEKDIYHKARKITYQDKTKKGKIRFISLLTNDFQMSVEDIIAIYKRRWQIETLFKQIKQNFPLRYFYGESANAIKIQIWITLIANLLITLVKNKIKRPWSFSGLATMIRILLMSYVAIQSFFEQPHRDWDRLITQVKAPPEELSLF, encoded by the coding sequence ATGAACAAAAGTACACATTTTATCGGACAGCCACTATATGTTCAACTGTTAAACTATTTTAATCGTGATAAAATTCTCTCTCTGAGCCAAGCTCAGGGAGGTGAACACTATATAAAGAAGTTTGATGCATGGCATCATCTTGTCGTCATGCTTTATGCAGTAATGATGCGTTTAGACTCTCTGCGTGAGATAAAGGCCTCTCTCTTTGCTAATGTTAATCGCTTTAATCATCTTGGTTTAAAGCATTTTCCTTGTCGAAGTACCTTGTCAGATGCAAACAAACGCCGAGATTCCGAGATATTCGGTTCGATCTATATGAACTTATATGAGAAATATCGCCATGAACTTTACTCGGACAGCCGAAATTGTGGACAGCCCAAATGGCTGAAGAATCTAAAGATAATAGATTCTACGACAATCAGTCTGTTTTCTAACCTGGTCTTTAAAGGAGTAGGACGTAATCCCAAAACTGGTAAGAAGAAGGGTGGAATAAAAGTACATACAGAGATATTTGCCAATGAGAATGTTCCAAGCGATATCAAGTTCACATCTGCAGCTAGTCATGATCAATTTGCACTTATCCCAGAACGATACGCCAATGAGGAACTGATTGCTTTTGACAGAGCCTATATAAACTATGAAAAGTTCTCTGAACTGACTCAAAGAGGCGTTATATATGTAACTAAGATGAAAAATAATCTTAGCTTTGAAAGGATTGCTGATACGGATTACCAGATGACTACAGATTATGGAGTTGTACGCGTAGAAACCATTCTCTTCCATAAGCATACAAAGGAAAAAGATATTTACCATAAAGCAAGAAAAATCACATATCAGGATAAGACCAAGAAAGGGAAAATCAGATTCATATCACTGCTGACCAATGATTTTCAGATGTCGGTAGAAGATATTATAGCTATCTATAAGAGACGATGGCAAATAGAAACCTTATTTAAACAAATAAAACAGAATTTCCCGCTAAGATACTTCTATGGAGAGAGTGCGAATGCTATAAAAATACAAATATGGATTACGCTTATAGCCAATCTGCTTATAACCCTAGTGAAGAACAAAATAAAGAGACCTTGGAGCTTCTCAGGCTTGGCAACAATGATAAGAATTTTACTTATGAGTTATGTCGCAATACAAAGTTTCTTTGAGCAGCCACATAGAGACTGGGATAGATTGATTACCCAAGTAAAAGCCCCACCAGAAGAGTTGTCATTATTCTAG
- a CDS encoding cation diffusion facilitator family transporter — protein sequence MEKEKKSEGMMSVIAALGANILVAISKFVGFAVSGSAAMLNESIHSIVDCGNEILLLVGNRQSTAKISDKHPFGQARAKYFYSLVVAMMLFFAGGALGIMEAAEKLFHPEHSLENTWLVIGILAFGLLVETVSLRVAFKEIKELNKDNLSLYRFLRESRHSEILIIFAEDSCAVVGLLIALGGTLLTHLTGNPFYDALSGVLIGVLLCAAALFLSREFYSLLIGESVTQKDLTRIKETFNRTEIDRLINVKTIHLGPTDILVTAKIDIKSEYEAQVPQLVNDIEKNMRAAFPDYKIYIYIETDKYKEDY from the coding sequence ATGGAAAAGGAAAAGAAAAGTGAAGGAATGATGAGTGTTATCGCTGCCTTAGGTGCAAACATCTTGGTAGCGATATCAAAGTTTGTTGGTTTTGCTGTGTCTGGCTCAGCTGCAATGTTGAATGAGTCTATCCATAGTATCGTAGATTGTGGCAATGAAATACTACTGTTAGTAGGCAACCGACAGTCAACAGCGAAGATATCAGATAAACATCCATTCGGACAGGCACGTGCTAAGTATTTCTATAGCTTGGTTGTTGCAATGATGCTATTCTTCGCTGGTGGTGCATTAGGTATCATGGAAGCAGCAGAGAAGTTATTTCACCCAGAACACAGCTTGGAGAACACATGGCTCGTCATTGGTATTCTGGCCTTCGGACTCTTAGTAGAAACTGTCAGTCTAAGGGTTGCCTTCAAGGAGATTAAGGAACTGAATAAGGACAATCTTTCACTTTATCGTTTCCTACGAGAGAGCCGTCACAGCGAAATTCTCATCATCTTTGCAGAAGATAGTTGTGCTGTCGTTGGTCTACTGATAGCCTTAGGAGGTACACTTCTGACCCACCTCACAGGTAATCCATTCTATGATGCCCTATCGGGTGTACTGATTGGTGTACTCCTCTGTGCAGCAGCTCTTTTCCTCTCACGTGAATTCTACAGTCTACTTATTGGTGAGAGTGTCACACAGAAGGACCTGACACGTATCAAAGAGACATTCAACAGAACAGAAATCGACCGCCTCATCAACGTCAAGACCATTCATCTCGGTCCTACAGACATTCTTGTCACTGCAAAGATTGATATTAAAAGCGAATACGAAGCACAAGTTCCTCAGTTGGTTAATGACATTGAGAAGAATATGCGGGCAGCCTTCCCAGACTACAAAATTTATATCTATATTGAGACAGATAAATATAAGGAGGATTATTAA